One genomic region from Natrinema caseinilyticum encodes:
- a CDS encoding universal stress protein — translation MYDSILVATDGSETAETAVTHGLELAKRFDAALYGITVVDVRTAYDTGIVDPDEVEQHLREQAADWLADLEAAAADADLAVETTIRTGVPHEEILEYAAETDIDVIVVGARGRSSFRGALLGSTVDRVVRVADRTVLVVGDASGSSSGAN, via the coding sequence ATGTACGATTCCATTCTGGTCGCGACCGACGGGAGCGAGACCGCCGAGACGGCGGTAACACACGGTCTCGAACTCGCGAAGCGATTCGACGCGGCCCTGTACGGGATCACTGTCGTCGACGTCCGGACCGCCTACGACACGGGGATCGTCGATCCCGACGAGGTCGAACAACACCTCCGGGAGCAGGCAGCGGACTGGCTCGCGGACCTCGAGGCGGCGGCAGCGGATGCCGACCTGGCCGTCGAGACGACGATTCGGACCGGTGTCCCCCACGAAGAGATACTCGAGTACGCCGCCGAGACGGACATCGACGTCATCGTCGTCGGCGCTCGCGGCCGGTCGTCGTTCAGAGGCGCCCTGCTCGGGAGTACGGTGGACCGGGTCGTCAGGGTCGCAGATCGCACGGTTCTGGTCGTCGGGGACGCGAGCGGATCGTCTTCCGGGGCGAACTGA
- a CDS encoding universal stress protein produces the protein MSLLVPFDGSELATQALERASTFGDLLDEEVVVATVVPDDAGYARDRGWITEGEPFDPEAIAEGMQRRASEVAPAATVRVERVSSEEPTATSTTNVVREIRRIAGEIDASVVFIGSENAGSVIAPQSSVGSPVANDQRYDVYVVREPDDDVDPAELTDIDSTQNEL, from the coding sequence ATGTCACTCCTCGTACCCTTCGACGGCTCGGAGTTGGCGACGCAAGCACTGGAACGGGCGTCGACGTTCGGCGACCTCCTCGACGAGGAGGTCGTCGTGGCGACCGTCGTTCCGGACGACGCCGGGTACGCGCGGGACCGAGGCTGGATCACCGAGGGCGAACCGTTCGATCCGGAAGCGATCGCCGAGGGAATGCAGCGTCGCGCCAGCGAGGTCGCGCCCGCGGCGACCGTTCGAGTCGAGCGAGTGAGTTCGGAAGAGCCGACTGCGACCTCGACGACGAACGTCGTCCGCGAGATCCGGCGGATCGCCGGCGAAATAGACGCGTCGGTCGTCTTCATCGGCTCGGAAAACGCCGGGTCGGTCATCGCACCCCAGTCGAGCGTCGGGAGCCCCGTCGCGAACGATCAGCGCTACGACGTCTACGTGGTTCGGGAACCTGACGACGACGTCGACCCGGCGGAGCTGACCGATATCGACTCGACGCAAAATGAGCTCTAA